Genomic window (Oryza sativa Japonica Group chromosome 3, ASM3414082v1):
AAAGATTTAaaagaaattttaattttaaagttttttcagGAATACTAatgaagaatttttttaaaaaaatgtattatgaTATTTTATATATACTCCTGCTTGGTTAATAATCTAGCGGATTCTCTTGGCTCGGTCCAGTAATAATGTGCCGATGGATGATACATGGAATTGAGTGTATAATACTTCTtgcgtcctaaaatataataatttttagccTCTAATATCTATCCCAAAATATGATAAAttattctcttctcaaccaatcacaatattTCACCTCTTAATTTCCTCCCATACTTTCTCTTCTCAACTAATCACAACCTTCACACATTTAATttcacttatttttttaatacatgtgTCCAAcccaaaacttcttatattttgggatggatgtagTAATAATTTATAGGCGAAAATTGAAAAATCTAATTTAAATATGTTATCTAAGAAATACAGATAAAGGAAGTTTTATTTAGAAATCATATTATTTAGGAGCTTAAGAATCGTGCCTGTGACAATCCGTCACCCCTTAGCATAAAAAGAATGGGTGCTTACTAGTGAACATTTCATGGTTGCCGAAGCAAGGTGGTGTTCTCTTTTTGCGAAATCAAGCAATCAGCAAATGTGTCCCCTTGGCTCTTAGTATTATATTTCACCATGATTATCATCAAAAAAGTTTACTATTGTACTATCCTAAACTTTTAAAATGCAGACTTGCACTCGGAATTAGTGAGCTAGAAGTACTAAAACACAAGAAAGAGATGAGCAATGACCAAACAATCACGCTGAAACCTATGTTAGCTGGTTAAGCAAGAGAAATAAGAAGTTGCTCCAGTGAGCAGATTCCTGCACTTGTAGCAAGTAGACGTGGACTTCATGGTTTCTTATCCCTCCTTGAAAATAAATAATCAGAAATGCAAACGTATGCGAATTTCAATAGCTTTAGCTTATTCTTTCCTAAACCGTTTTCTATTCAACAACCTTATCGCATCGCTTAAATACTAGCCCTAGTCTCCTATACTAATTAGGAAATCGAGAATCTGACTCTGCcactttatttttccttttctttccccAGTTTCCTGTCCTTGTTCTTTGTCTGTCTTGCAAGTAATCCCCAGTTTTCTGCAGCTCTTGGTTGCTTCATACTCCCAATCTTCCATTCATCAATTCATTAGTCAGACACATGCTTGATTAGCTGGAAATGCGTAAGCGAGTTTAACGCTTCCATTCTGAGAAAAAGAACAGCAAACTTGTTTGCTTTGGAATACTTTTCAGAGGTGTCGTTCAGTTGTTTGTTGATACTATCAGATTTGCTGTGAAGGCAAGATATTTAGCGGCGTCTGTTCTCGTGTGATCCGGATGCTGACTTCCCAGCTAACATCTGTCTCTACAATTATTCGACTGATTGATAACTGTTTTGAAGTGGCATCTACCGGTTTTTATCTGTATCCCGATGTGTTCAGACTTTCAGAGATGCACCCCGGATCAGTCAGCGTCAGATTAGAGTACTTATGTGCAGAAAAAACTCCTTGCTTCTGTCGCCGCCTGACACTGACAGGAGAGTCAATGTAACAGTTTAGATAATCCTCACCTCAATTTTACTACAGATCGTCAAAGCATTTACACTCGAAATAGATTTGTTTATTGTCAGGGTTGACCTGATTTATGGCTGATGCACGTTGTTGGACCTCACTGACCTTTTTTTGGTTGCAGCAGCCTCAGTTTTGTTTTCACAGATGCATTGCATCCGTACTTCTAATACTCGTCTTATCCACCATTGGAGGAAGACCAATCTACTGCTATTATATGAACCAGATTTTGCTGTTAGTGTTGATGATCTGAATGCAGCCTGAACATGCATCCTACAGATTTCATCAAAGAAAAACATAGATCCCACAGACAGGTAGTCCATTCTCATAATCGCATAGATTATATATTAATAACCCACTGAAAATTGCAGGGCACAAAGAAAGTTGCATAGCTAGAGTGCTAGTAGAAATGATTCTACCCAAAAGGGACAAGAATCACAAACAtgatgcttcttcttctttttttcagagagagagagcaacaaAATTATCTTTTGTTTGCAGCCACAAACAAATCAGTATTCAGTACTGATCTATTTCTGCATCCAACCTTTTATTCTTCTAGGTGATGCTCTgtcattttttataaaaaaaataatggaagCATTATTACACTCAGCCTGAGAACACTCCCGTCCTCTGCAGACTGCAATGCGCTGTGCACTCAAGGGAATGACAGAAACAGACGCAGATCCTGCTGCTTTGATCCTTCTTTCGTCTCGATCTCGTAGTGTCACATGGTAGCAGTTCAGTACAGTTATTGTGGGATCATATGATCTCATCAGCAGTTATCCTGGTGCATGAATAAAACCTGAAATCTGTGGCTGACATAGACGTACGTGTTTGGTCTGTTCTTCAGGAATGGTCTGTCAGTTTCTTGAAAGAAGTTTTCTTCAGAAGATTGCACTGAACCTGAAGAACAAAACAAATTGGCTGCGTTCCATGGACTTGGTAAAGCCTTTGGCTTGATTCATGTCGAGTCACGGGGAGCAGCAGGAATCAATTCCAACTCCCAGCTACGGCCTGATCCGTTCATTGAGCGATATGTCAGCCAGCAATTCAAAGCCTGAAATTCCCCCATTCCTCATCCACTACAAGACGGAGCCAACGAAAAGAAACAGTTCTGCACGAGTGCACGGGTGAAGGAGAGGATACGAACGAGAATCCGTCAAGTTCTAGAAGATGGAGGTTGCAGAATTCTGCTTGCAAGAACTTTCTTAAGCTTGTCATCTCTCTTTCTTGCAGCAATTGCCGATAAACAGTTGGCTTCTTGTTGTTTAACTCGTATTATTACTACTATTACAGTTTCACTGTCACTGTTTCCAGATTGGATGATGGATGAGATCGAGTTGAGTTAGGCAGCGTTGCACTACTTACATGGCTTTGCTATGCtgagagaaaattttatatgaaCGGCAATTAAACCCAAAggtgctttgctttgcttaGTCAAATccataaaaggaaaagattaaACAAAGCGTCAGAGATATGCTAAACAACTCACCAATTTAACAGCCATTAAACAAGTCGACATGGAGCCATTAGCTCATAGGAAGCATTAATCCAAAAGCTTTTCGACACACCGCACCATGCAGTTGACATTGCTGAACGACCACACGAGAAGGGGCAAAAAtgcagagaaaaaaagaaggaatcGAAGAAAGCGAGAGCTTTGATCTAGCTGAGCTACTATACCCATGGTTAGACCGTTCCACTACCACCGGCGTGGCAGCGACTGACACCCAATCATCTGGAGCATCTTCACTTGCCAATTGCCATCGCCAGTAGAATTGCCACAAACACACACATACATTTTTCTAGATTGTGCGAGAAGAATCAGCCTTTTAAAAGTGGTTTAAAGTTTAAAGGTAGACATTTTTAATTACAAATCGTGGCAGGAATCAAATACTGTTAGGTGTTCTCCTCGAAAAGAAGAGAGATCAAGTGGTACGGGCGGCCATATTCCGGCCTGGCCCATAAACATTCGCAGAAAAGGAAGTATGGCTCGGTCCACGAAATCATGGGGCCGCACGTTAAGCCACACTCCCCGTTTTCCGGCCCAACAAAATTAGGCCGCACGTAAGTGACAGTCCGTTCTGGGCCGCACGTAAGTCACAGCTCCGTTATGGACTTACGGCCCAAGTTCCCAACAACTATGCCCGGAACGGCGAGTGTTTTCTCATTTCAGAAAGTATGCATCATCTTTTAGCTTATGCTTATCGGACaacatttaaattttcaattttaaatttgaaactaaTTTTAAGGTTTTGCATCAAGTTTACTTTTCAGTCTTTactttagatcgctaagaacacatgatataaaatttttattcacaaattattttttgtttccaTGAAAAAACCAAACGATAGAGCTGACAGATGCTCACAAGGTGCACTCAGTGGCAGATCCAAGGCCCAACGATCCCAACTACGGATCACGCCGTTATAATACCTTAAATTTTTAGTGATTAACAGTGTATATAATTGTTCACATATGTGTTTGTTCCGGCTTTAAAAAGTAACAAGATGTGTCAATGCACTCATCTTTACGAACTCACGCACACTTTACTTTATCAACATCTCCAAAAGGCTAGACATCAGATTCGTCAAgattgggaaaaaaatcaaaatatattcgACTTTTTTCACAGTTCTTCAATAATTAGATTCATcacgattaaaaaaaagaagaagaagaagaagaagaagaagaagaagaagaaggaagtGTACACTTGAGCAGAGCAATCGCCTCCCAGCTGACCTCACGTGCTGGCGGCGAGGGAGccctcggcggcggccatggagcGGCAGTAGTCGGCGACCTCGCGGAACCTGGGCACGCTCCTGAGGTCGACCTTGGTGCCGTCCTTGAGGGTGATGACGATGTCGCCCCACTCGCCGATGAACCGTGGCACCACCACCACGGACGTCACCGACGAGTAGGGGAAGTCGGTGCGGTCGGCGCCGGAGAGCCCGGAGATGACGCTCACGCGGCGGGAGGTGAAGCGGTACCGGAGGATGAAGGCGCGGGACACCGCCGCCAGCGTCAGCGGTAGCCACAGCAGCGTCAGCCCGAGGGCCAGGTTCGCCGCCAGGTCGCCGTAgtgcgcgccgccgtcgaagaACACCgtctcggcgccgccgccgtcggccgcggcACGCGCCGCGAccaggcggcgccgcggcgagcgcctGAGGCACGCGGCGGCGTTGGGCGGGGCGGAGGCGCTTGCTGGATGCGCGCTCGCTGACGGCCGGAGAAACGCAGCggaagcggtggcggcggcggcggtggacggcagcgacgacggcggcggcatggtgTTCGTCCGGTGCGTTATCTCTCGCTGGTGGTGGAGGGGAGCGTGAGGCTCTCGTTCTTTTTGGTGGCTACTTGTGTGTGCAGGAGTGAGACACGTGGCAGAATCGATTTGCTACACGTAGGCTTCATATGTGCTCATGGTCATGGCCTCGTTTGGTGTCGTAGTGAGTTCTCTTCTGTGGGCTGTGTTTGCTCATCCGCTAGCGGCAATATTCTATATACAGTTTTGGGCCTCAATTTCATCCATAAAAGCTCCCAATTTCGTCCAAAAGTTTGGCCCGAAAAAGATTTCAGAATGGAAACTGAATGTAGCGTAGCTCTAAAGATCAGCAGAAGAAATGTCCCAAGAAAAGATCAAAATAGATGAACAATGAAGGGAGAAACTACTATCATCAACTCCAACTCCAACTCCAACTGATTGTCATTCAGAAAGGAAGCACCTCACACAAGGAAAAAGCAGAACTGCTGACCCAGATCGATTACAACAATTTCGGAGAATATTGGTTCACTTTTTATAATAGTttcgtttgtttttttagataataatagTTTCGTTTGTACCCACATGATACAGAGCAATACCCATACATAGCAATACATAGTGGCCTGTCCGTCCTATACCATCATCTACACTATTCCAGATATCACATTATCATCATACAGTGAAACTGTGAAAGTGAAGTGAAGCAGTAGACGTAAGCCAGCTAGTCTGCCCCCAACTTACTTTCCATCACAGATCATTCGTaaactgacaaaagttcaccaACAGTATCATCGCAAGATTGTCAGAGACCGATCGATCTGCAGAAAAAGGAAACCAACTTTTTTTCCCTGGACCCTGACGACGAGTCGACGACGACCAAAGCTCAAGTAGTCTCCTTACCGTTTTTGATGCGGTTACCACACCCCCACGGTAAGGTGGTTACCACAGTAACCGCGTGATTACCACGAGACATACCGTAGTTTCAAAAATTGAAAAGGTTACCGTGTATAGTAACCGTGTGGTGACCGTGCGGTTTCGTAAACCCTGCCCCAACTGCAGCCAGGTAGTATCCGCGACTCAGACGCATCACAGCTTACAATTGTGAGGCGACATCGCCCTGCACGCGCATGTGCGCCACACCTGTCGATCTCCccgtcctcctctcccccgtTGCGTTTGGTGTGACACCACCAACCCAacgcgacgacgccgacgccggagaGATCCCCTGGAAACACTTGTGTTCGTGGACACGGATCCTCTACAGTATTACACCTACGATAGCAGTATTGATAGGACAATCTTGGTTAGTTGTTCGTGCGTATTTCCTCCGCCATCGCGCCGATGATGCATCGTTTACAGCGTTGGGTTGATGAgaagagagatttttttttctttaacgcAAGGTTGCGAGAGAGACATGATTCAGCAGCAGCAATGGTACTATGGCTAACTGCTttactactagtactaataACCGACCTGAAGTTTCAGAACtgctgtaaaaaaaataaatgcagaGTTATTACAGAGGAGACACTGTTCCGACTCTTGTTTAATCTGCCATTAGCCCATTACCTCGTACTACCATATATAACCGTAAATGATCGATCTGAGTATCAGATCATGCGCATGTGATAATTAAGTCGATGGAAAAATTTATACACCACCACGATGTCTCCCGTTGCTTTCTTGTTTTGCCTGGCCTGTGCTGTGCGTGCGCCGTACTGCGAGTATTATCAGTTGTCACAGTTGGCCACACATGCTTCtgaatctcctcctcctcctactatTATTCCCCTGAGGCGACGACCTAAAATACTCGTACTCGCGCGACCGAATTGCGatactttcttcttcttctttcttttttttctagcgAGATGGTGGTGGGCACCGGGGCTGACTTTAGACGCAGATTCATGTGCGGCATCCGATCGGCTAACTACCCCTACTGCTGCCTGCTTGTTGCTACACCACACACATCCTTTTGGGATTATCCTATGCGATCTCATCTGATTCCACTCTTAATTTAGTGTCCCTGATCTGATTAAATTAGCTTATAGCCTCATCTCTGATGCTGAATCTATCTCAGGAACGAACATTCATTTTCATGGTGATCATTCACATTGGCTATGTAATAATTAACTCCTCCATTCGATCGGTCCACGTGTAACTCGTCTTCCGAGTATGTAAAgatctactctctccgtcttaaaataacaCAATCTAATATGGGATGTGACTCATCCTAAGtaattttggaacggagggagtaaggttAAACCGTAACTCAAACAAATGGACTTACCATGTGTTGTTGACATGATTTCAGTGGTCTCATCCAAGGTTGTCAATATCCCGGTTCGTATCCTAGTATCTTACGATACTACGATCCTACCAAGCCAAAACGATACCGATCCCAcctagtatcctaattttcatagtatctcgattctactattcattactatacgatcctacgaaatcttaggtggtatcccgattctacgatccctacgatactacaaaatattatttaaaataacatggtttgaaaataatataaataattatgctcaaatttatataaaaatcagttaaatatatcaaaccaacatggtttctcttgataaatgtctctatttgtatgacatatatcattactatattttttaatatataatggctatatataattaatataaatattaattaaacttaaaaaaaatcgatacgatcctacgatacgatattactttgagGAAAACGATATTGTCTAATATCCCGATCATGACAACCTTGGTCTCATCTCATGACTTGGCCCCAAGGACATTTGCAGAGAGGGTGCACGGTCAGTTGGGCACTGTGCTGCCACATGGAGATGGAAGAGCAGTAATAAGGTGGAGGGCCAATGGGCACAGAAGGACTGAACCGATGCAACGGTTTGGACTATACATGCCCGGTCCTTTTGCTGAGCTCATTGGGGAGCATCTCGTCTGCGTTTCGATGGGGACACTGGAGACCCACGCCTACTCACTGGTCAGTACTACTCAGTACTCGGCATCCTCtcatcttttttgttttttcacttTGAGTTGTTGGAATAACTTGTATGGTATGTCGGTCTTAGAAAGGACTAGCATAATTCTCCGCACAACCACCTAGGATTAGAGTTAAGTCTCTCAAACGTACAACATTTGTTATATACTCCatctatcccataaaaaatcaacgtcCATATTCGTAGccagaagttgattttttatgggacggagggagtataattttatACTAGTAACTCTTATGTGTATATAGTTGAAAGCCTGAattaacaattttaaaaatacaattatattTCTCAGAAAGTTTCCAATAACCAAAAAGAAAGATCATCTAATTAACCCAATGCAtgttattttcatatttttttagctGGTTCCACCCTTAGAATCTAAAAACACTAAATTTTACTTATTGGAGAAGAACAATAATActgatattttaaattttcacaaAAGCCACTGTAAACATAGATTGAGGGAGGCCGGGCCTCTGCTCGTCCCTCTTTCTCCATCCCTGGTAGTTAATTTCTATTAACTTTTGTTATAGGATCTACAGAtttatattttctatttttagctAGATATTATCATTAGGAGGGAGATGAGAATTTTTCGCATAACATCGAATCTTTTTATCTTTTGGGacttttttttatgtgtgtTTTATGGGCGGAAGCCTGAAATATGaaccatttttattattttaaaaatatttatctcATTCATCTTTAGCAGTGCTCTAGCATATACGGATATACCCAATCCATCTAAACTGCTATAATCTGAACCCATCTGATTAATGTGATCCCACGAATAAATAAGCAGTGCACTtctcttagagcaagttcaatagcatagcccactactagctccaattcatctatagccaatttaatagccaattcatacaatagttgcttactatattattagtatatatagtcccacctatcatacacacactgtgtcttgaagtccgtgctgcagctggctacatatctgtagcccgctgctcttctatctcatcttttatctcattaatatatatttatagctggctaatagtctgctattgtacatggTCTTACTATAATTAGCAAGGTCAAGTTCCAAAAAGAAATACCGCTAGCAACCATTGACATGGCGTTATCAAATTCAGTGATAATTAATGGATGGAATGTTCTATGCGCTTTTCTTTAAAGACGAGTTTTAGATGAGTCCATTTCTCTTCCTGATCATGGAACAGAGAATGAATAATGATTGTTGCTGGTGCATCCCTATATTCGGCTACATAGTAGTAAGCGTACCACCTCACATCTGGACCAGATCGTCCATGGCAGTTATTTTTGCGCGCGCACTGAACTGATCTCTACTGCTCAGAGTACACTAGTACTCCTCTTTCTCTGCACACACATTCACTGCCCTGTAATTAAGTTGCCATGACCATGATCTTGTCCTTcataaataaaaatgaaaaaaaatgcatttcaATCGATGGGACAATTAATTAATGAGAGAAAAGACGAAGTGAGTTCAGCTCAACTAGCTAGGTATCCTGTGATGTAGATTTGATACGAGTGTTTGTATTTACggttaattattctttcaatgACAAACGATGCACTGTTGCGACAGTAAGACAAATAAGATGACTTAACCTTTAAGGTATGCCTCGACAGCAATACCATCGACAGCGAGATGATTAAGGTGGTCTTATTAATTTTAAGTTATGTCGGTTCCGTCTTTATGTCTGTGTTTGTATCGTGATTAAATAAAATTAACGAGAGAGGAGGCTATAATGCAAAAGGATCAATGCATGTACACGTAAAGATTGTGAGGATGTACTTGAGGGAGTGACGTCGTAAAAAGGCAGTGGTTTTTGGTGCCACGGTGGACCACAGAGGGGGGGTTGGAGGGGAGGATAGGGCCGGGGCGCGTACGGGGCCAGACCGGACACGGTCCTTTGGTTTTTCTGCCTGCGATGTGTGCACGGCCCCTCCACTGCTGATCCACCCACAAGCGATTGTTCTTCCATGAGCTAGCTCAGCTGTGGACCTGACCTGCTGAGCTGAGGTGACCTACCCTGCCAATCCAACAAATTTttgttgtaataaaaaaaagagttaagTCCCTCGTCGTTTGCTTATTAATTGcattttaaaactaaattttggaactaCATTTAATTTAATTCTACAGTTATTTCttagtagtttattttttaagaattgATGCTAAACCGCTAACGTCACAGATATAAAACATTTACTCATAAATTATTCAGTAATTACATTTATTTTTTCATGATTTATCATCCGTAGCACGAACGATGTCACCTCTGAAATGATATGATATTTTTACCGCCACAAGCatatatgtacatttttttCCCCAATCGCTATAGTTGGTAGGCCAACCGTTTCATATGAAATTCCCCGTGATCCAATTCCAAAATGTACTGGCGAATCAATTCAGTTGGAACATCAATGGTCTCTGATCCCCCTAAACTCCTCATATGCCGTAAATTTTTGTAGTACGAAATGATCCACGGTGACAAATTTGAGAGACAGATCTGATCCACAACGAAATCGAAAACGTACCCTCGAGGTACGAATAAACTCCCGGTTTTACTGGCACTGTTTTGTGCCTTAGCTGCCATCTCGCCAATCACTTTCAGACAGGCAAACTAGCCAAGCCCGGTTCAGTCAACTGTAGCTGCCAGTGAGGTGATAAGGCCGATGCAGATGGCGACGTAGATGTACTGATGTCCAGTACGTACGACACACTGAGCCAATAGCAGGTAGAAGAGGAAAATATATACCCATATATAACTTCACTACAATAGAAAATATATAatgcaaagtttatatacagtgtaaaccctaaaaagtattGTAGGATAAaaagtaaaatatatatatatatatatatatcgtagGATAAAAATAAACGCTTAAGATTTACGCTGCATATGGAGTccttatttcaatatttttgTTCACTAAGCCTAGTTCTTTTCAACTGAGATTCACCAGTTTATTGTTATGGATTATTTACTTTACACCCCTAAAAATTATGTTatctaaaggaaaaaaaactactgCATTGCTTGGACCAATTGTTTCGAGCTactatttgttaagtttatttcttaggttatttaatttattcctaTAATTATCACTATAACTAGATAATTCATGACCATATTCTCGTCAAGTAATGAAATCTACAAAGTTTTGACATTAACGGAGAGACAACTTCTGAATAACTATACTAGATCTACATGCACAAGCCAGCTGCGTGAATCTTGTAGTCACTAGTCACGAACCAAATAGTAGCTAGACATGGTAAAAATTAACCTAACTTTGTTGTGTGACAAACTGTGGCGATGTAACAAAAAACTTAATTTCAAAGATGAAGGGGGCCAACAAGATATGTAGACAGAGCTGCCAAATTTAAATATTGCTGGTGTCCATGCTTTTCTGTTCTTTCTAAATGGCCTTGATTGCATTGTAgggttgcatgcatgcacgagCTAGGATTAATGCACGGATCAACCACACACCGCTTAATTTAACTGTTGAAAACTTTGGTccatttcttttccttttctaccaaaaaaagaagaagaaaagtttCTTCCAGAAACATGTACATGTGTTCTTGCCTTCACACAAGTACGTACTGTTCAGTATGTTTGCACGAGCTTATGTGTCAAAAACCTAGCCAAACATCAATGGAATTAATTATAGGGTACAACTCAATTGTGTGATTGCTAGAGCGAAATTTAATGAACATTTTTCTCAACACAGGGACATGATCCACACAGATTAGGGGAAGAAAGAAGAATCACCATGCACCTATACACAACAAACACTGCCTCACAAAGTTCACAAATTTATGTATGtaaagaaaaaggggaaaaaataagaacccaataaataaaaaaaataaataaaaagtgACAGAATATACTACTACTGAACTCCAAAATCTAACCCTACGTACGTCGTTCCATCTCACTCGCTTATTCATCTACAAGTTCCTTCGATTCGATATCCTCTTCAAACCCAAGAGAAAAATTCAATGCATTCATCACCTCAATACTCGTAGCTAGCATCATCATCATACACAACCTTCTCATTGTTCTTCCCAATTAAGCTTGCTCGATCTCTCCAAGAATTAATCCAAATGCATGCGTCTGAATCTTCCACACACGTGCATGCGCTTGCGTTGGTGTGTGATCATCGTTAATTCATCACCCCGTACATACTGTCGATCGCTTCATCACTGCAAGATAGTTTGTTGTTGCCAatggttgtttggttggttggttggatccatggatcgatcgatcagtggaAGTGCTGGTGATCGGGCCATGGCCagaacggcggcggctcgtcgaCGCCGCAGAGCAGGTTGCCGAAGCTGGCCGTGTCGACGGACGCCGCCTGcacattgccgccgccgccgtggtgctcCATCTTGggtccgccggcgccgcccgacGAGCTGTGGAGGAGCTGGTCgatgtcgacgccgccgccgctggcggggCGGGCGATGGAGGTGTAGAACGGGAtcatgccgccaccgccgccgccgccgccgccgccgccatggtggtggtggtgcgcggTCGGGGCGGTgtcgagcgcggcggcgtcgggcggcggcgtgcgcgagATGTCGAGGTTGATCTCGGAGCTATTCTCGCTGCGGTTGCTGCACGACGCCTCCGTCTCCTTGTTCAGGTTTATCAGCTccgacgccgcctccctccccttcAGCGCCACTATCTGCATTTTATCACATTTCCTTCTTAATCATTCAGTAAAACAGTACTAATTAACA
Coding sequences:
- the LOC4331773 gene encoding uncharacterized protein; this translates as MPPPSSLPSTAAAATASAAFLRPSASAHPASASAPPNAAACLRRSPRRRLVAARAAADGGGAETVFFDGGAHYGDLAANLALGLTLLWLPLTLAAVSRAFILRYRFTSRRVSVISGLSGADRTDFPYSSVTSVVVVPRFIGEWGDIVITLKDGTKVDLRSVPRFREVADYCRSMAAAEGSLAAST